In the Diorhabda sublineata isolate icDioSubl1.1 chromosome 10, icDioSubl1.1, whole genome shotgun sequence genome, ATAATGAAACTAGTTAGTATATTCAACTGAATTGTCGAAAGATAAATAGAATGATTACTGAAAATATCAAGATTTTGAAATTCTGTATTGTTTTAATATGTTAGAAAACTTGCTGGTCGCACAGTATTAGTCACTGGAGGAAGTAGAGGTATAGGGAAAGCGATAGCTCTTAAATTAGCTAAAGATGGTGCTAACATAGTCGTCGCTGCTAAAACTGCAGAACCCCATCCAAAATTACCCGGAACCATATATACAGCTTGTGAAGAAAGTAAGTTtctaatattcattttttttagcttaaatttttttatttcacccAAATTGCTGTTTATGTttcattgatataaattgttatTGATAGCAACGTGCTTAATggaagttatttatttatggtAGAGAAAATAAGTGATTAGTGTTTATTTAGATAAAGTTATACATGAATAAAGATAAGAACTGATTAAATTGGGTCAACAGTAACATAACAAGGattttatctgttttattttgtttttaaagacAACTTATCTGTTTATTGAACCTGTTGTactttattttgagaatttttaattttgcagatattttttctttttgattttgctttctttaatatcaaattctaaacaattaaaactttttgaaataataacgCCTCTTATGAGTCGTAACTCCACACTGCACTTCATTTTAACAGAATTCTTTCATCTACTTCTGTATATACTTTtcgtttccatttttttctatagtactgtaaataatttttacttctcagatttttttgtttttcgtgaTAAATTGTCTTGTTTTCAGGTCTCTAGTTTCTTAATAcaggtaaaaattgacgtttcgacctgtttttgttttttttttgaaactgattttatatttatcatcaaaaactgtaaataattattaaaaaaaaggtaGCTGCTTGTACAGTTTCCACATACATATCCAAATTTCAAACATTCGAACAGCTGACAGGCGCGTTTATTTGATACACTTCTCAACATTTGACATGTGACTAGGTGATTCTTGGAATGCCACATTTCAAATTCTACACCCATAGAGTTTTGTGTCAAGTCAATCTAGAATCGATTCCGAATCATCATCATCCATTACTAACCCATTCTGGATGATGATTTATCGACTCAATGTTGTTCGaaaactgatcgagttaatttgtgtatggttttttgaattatttccatTGAATGGCTATAAATTCTCATCAGCAGCGACATTGATAGGTCACTGTTTGCTGGCCACTTTTCGGCATTACAGCATGAAATTAGCttattataacaatttctaAACAATAACAATCCATTATTATATaggattttgtttttattgtgatGGTTTTTACATAAACATTACAAAGTGAATAATCGTTTTAGTTGAAAAAGCTGGTGGGAAAGGTTTAGCATGTATAGTAGACGTAAGGGACGAAAACACCGTTAAAAAAGCGGTGCAAGAAGCTGTAGAAAAATTTGGAGGAATAGATATACTTATAAATAATGCTTCCGCTATATCTTTAACCGGAACTGCCGAGACTGAGATGAAAAGATACGATCTAATGCATAATATAAATACCAGAGGAACATTTTTAGTGTAAGattgaacaaattatttaatttaaaacgaTACATTTATTTGCAAATTATAATATGATCTATTTTTGTAACTATCAAAAGTTAGCTTTAATTCTAGCATTATAAATTGTTCTATTTCTTCACAAAGGTATAtatctggtgaatatggtggCTTTTTCAAATCCCTTTTAAAATTAAATCGTTTTACAGAACCAAAGAATGTCTtccttatttgaaaaaaagtagtcATGCTCATGTTTTGAATATTTCGCCTCCTCTCAATATGAAAccaatttggtttaagaaccATGTGGCATACACGATGGCCAAATATGGTATGTCGATGTGTGTATTAGGGATGCACGAAGAATTCAAACCTTTTAATATCGCCGTAAACGCCTTGTGGCCCAGAAcaggtaaaaaaaatgttttttcaatttcttataccttttgatatattaatgcatctaagtgttcttgattttatgtctcttctgttttaaaattagttttttttataattttcaaaagaaatataaattttgacgtcaaaatttatcaaacaagaacatttagatgcattaaaaaatgtttttatatgattttatcaaaatattattcatacaTTCGTATATAAGGGGATTTTTGTATTTCCAGCAATCGATACTGCTGCAATGCAAATGCTGGGAGGTAAAGAGTCAGCAAACGTATCAAGAAAACCTGATATAATGGCAGACGCAgcttataatatattaataaaggATCCGAAGACTTTTACTGGAAATTTCTGTATCGATGAGGATGTTTTGAAGCAAGCCGGTATGACGGATCAAGAATTGATACAATACGCTTGCAATCCTGATAATGTGGCAAATTTAATGGACGATTTCTTCCTGGATCCTAAAGAAAAGGTCTCGGGTGACAAGGTATAGGAATTAAATTTCTTGATTTCCTATGTTTATATGGAACTTACAGGCAAGTTCCGGTGCTGCTGCCGCTCCCCAAGGAGAAATCGCCTCCTTGTTTAAAAAGATTGAAAGTTCGATATCGCCGCAAACCGTCCAAAAAATACAAGCTGTATATGTCTTCAATGTTACTGGAGAAGAAGCTGGTTTGTGGTGAGTTTATgcatttatgtatatatttacaCTGACAATACGAAAAAATACATGTAAATTACTTAATTGTTAAACTAACTTGTTCTATGCTAAGAGTTCTTCTGAAAGCTGTCATTTGTCACAATTTTGACATTCACTAGTGTTACCAACTTGCTTCATAACGTCACACACTGTCGAGGTTTTATCCATGGGGGCTCTTCCGATAgctgtcatttttcaaaataaagtcaTCGAGTAATGTTACCAATTTGTTTTATGACCTCACACTTCGTTGATTCTGCCGGTAGTTGtcattttccaacaaaaactcTTCTAGAAATGATTTACTTTGTTATGAAATAATGTAGTGTTACCAACTTGCTTCGTGACGTAATACACTGTTGAGATTTATTCATAAGGGTtattttgacagctgtcatttataaaaattttggcaACCACTAGTGTTACCAACTTGTTTTATAACGTTATATTCTTTCGAGGTTCTATCCAACTGGCAActgtcatatttcaaaataaagacATCGGGAAATGTCACTAATCTGTTTTATGACGTCACACTTTGTTGATCCTTCCGAAAgttgtcattttttaacaaaaaattttaaaaaacgaaataattaagTATTACCAACTTGCTTCGTGACGTTATGCTCTGTTGGGATTTATTCAGAAAGGTtattttgacagctgtcatttatcaaaattttgtcaaCCACTAGTGTTACCACCTTGCTTTTTAACGTCACATTCTATATGAGAAAATACGCGTAAACCATTTCATTATGAAACAAAGTAGTGCTACCAATTTATTCGGTGACGTCACACTTTCCCCTATTTCGTTTCATGTACAATTCTGACAGCTGTCATTTGAAAACTAAAACGtacaaaatcatgaaaacaacaTCGTAAAATGACTTCTTTTGGTCAAACTTTATACTATAGATCGTCGATTTATAGTGATTTTAGTCCGGGGTGGTGAGAGGGGAGAGGGGAAGAATCTACTCTGAAGAGGGGATTGCGGAGCCTCCTccgtttttttaaaattagaagataaagtttgaggttatatCGAATGATGACGTTAGAGTGAATGCCAATTTGATGGAGCTTATTTATTATCAGTAAAAAGACAACATTTCTCTAAATAGGTACTTAGATTTGAAAAACGGCGAAGGCTCGTGCGGGTTTGGTGAATATTCTCATAAACCTGATGCAACTTTTACAATGGACAGCAAACAATTCTTCAACATGTTTACCGGTAAAACAAAACCGACAACGGCTTACATGACCGGTAAAATGAAGATCAAAGGAGATTTATCGAAGGCTATCAAATTGGAGGGATTGATGACCAGTTTAAAAGCCAAACTTTGAAGTTGCATTCATTTAAGTTTCCTTTAtacgaattaaaaattattttgtcggTGAATAAACTTGGTATTggtatataattaaatatgactattattatttatataaaaatatgtttaatgatatattctaaaCGTTTAATGTTGATAAAATCCGCAATTTTATAAATGTTGTACAAGTAAATTCTGTATtcgatttgtattttattacaaaaatatatttttttcattgcgtTTCATTTAAATTTCCCTCTACAAGATTTTTTACCAGATATAACGTTACACGTCATCAGTTAGTTTTAGATCATAGAACTACAACAACAATAATATACAAAAGGAACGCGTATTGATGtagtgaaattttattattgctatTGATTAACCTGTTAAAAATATTCCCAATCCAACGAtctgtcaaatattttccaatatggCGTTTATGGGTCAACAAGATTGTTATCTTGTATAAAAGTGCagttataaaactttttaaaaagtattgCGTAATAGTTCAGTAACCGAAGTATAGTTATTATCTTATTTCATCTATTATAAAAGTGACAAGTTTCATCTTCATTATTGGGAAAGTAATTGATTTAggttatataaacaattttttaaaacaaaacctcTAAAAAATGTCGAAAGTTGTTTCAAACAACTAATGTGTTGATTTTTAAACAAGAACAAGAATTTAATAACAGTGGACCAATATACCATTTAACTGATGTaagtaaaagtaattttaattgattaattttccAATTCTAAATCTGGtttttttatcgttatttttgTCTCACAATCAATAAAAGATTTATAATCAACTcaatttcgttatttaaatCTCTTTGttaagtaaattttcaattaatcttaGATATATTAAGTactgtttttttcttcaattttgaaCCTATGAAACTCGATTATTAATAGCGAGATttacttccaaatattttttttcatacttgttttaaaaataggaaataaaacaaattttcgatagtattcaatatttattacaacaacaaaaatatatgttctacaaaaatataaaatatttaatctaaAATCCATAAACATCGTGTTCCCAAAGACATTTTGAGGGGAAAAAAATAGTAAACGTAATTTTAACACTTTTAATATAGGCCGGGCGCCAGAGCGAAAAAAGTAAGTTCATAATGCAAAGTTGTAAATGTAAATCCAAATGGGCGTCATGGGAcagccgccatcttgaaaaacatgttttatcaaatatcttGTGAACCGTGCATCGTTCGACAAAAATAGTGGAAATCATTTTTGTAGATGTTAATTTTTTCCACcttttttttgatacttttttttgtacTAGGTTTctaattataactttttacaatattgtttttattaaatatatagttAACGGTtcatgataaattaaaaatgctgTAGAgcatgaaattttctatttcctaCAGATTTAATTTATCAAGAACTATAGCAAAAAccatattgtaaaaagtttggagcgctataattaaaaacttttgcgttatataaaaaaaagtttgaaataaaaaagatgttttTGAGGATGGCGCCTGACGTGGACGCCCTCTCATGACGGTCACTTGAATTTACATTCAAGTGACACTCCTGAacatattccaaaaataaatctCTGGCGCTTGGCCCCATATACAAATAGCCTAGTTTTAAAACCagtcaaatgaattttttttggatttataaCTATTTACACACTGCTTTGTTATGTCGGGTCAAATCccgaataaaatttatttaaatcccTATTGAAACATGTTCTTTCTATATCCAATTGTAGAAATAGCTTGGTAGGTTTTGGATATTAAgtaaaaaatcatgaaaatattggaaaataagaataaaaaaataaagttaatatttcaagaaaagtacTGCACACTGAAGAATGGAATAGGGAAAAGTTAACCCTacatatttgttcaaaaatgaGATAACTCCatcatattatttgaaatagcAGAAGAATGGGGCTTTTTGGATATTTGAATGTATTCCATTGACTGTCCTGCTGTCTTTACTATAGTTTGGGTGATAATTTGAGCCCAATTAGGGTTCGCAAAACctctaatagttttttttagttttctgtaCAATTGGACGAAATAGATTTAGTTAGTTTTGAACCTAGGCTACTTTTATGTTAACCAGaagcagatattttttataccatCTTATATATGCAAAAGATTCAATGAATAATACTATAAAAAGTCATAGTTGAGATTAGATGAGAGAAATTGGGGCAATAGAATACTAAAAGTTAGTCACTAGGTTAGAATATGTCTCTCAATTAAAACTGACTACAAGGACattgttaaaagttttttttagcATCATCTTCCAGTCAAGGAGAATCCGTGGGATTATTTTTATCGCAATAATTTGGgattataatgaatattaaatttttataaacataataatttagCACAGACTAAATTACGATAAGAAAATATCCAATTTGAAGTataatgtatttaatttttcaaaaagcaaataAATACAATCTTTTATATTATACACCCTGTATTAAATTCAGAACACGACAAGAAACACGAAAACATGACAGATGTTTTACATCGTTGCCAcgtcttaatttttttccggTTATCttagaatattcaaattgagaTTAGAGTCGCATTCAATCCAACCAAAAGGTTATAAGagtaattgtttcaaatatgataataatatacaaaattataaacaacatttcaataattataaattttataacaaaatctaACACATCAATAAATTTGACAACAATGAATACTTATGACATTGTTGCCAACGTTTAAAAtgcaattttcttttatatactattttcctaatttttttctgttaaaattattcaaattggaCACTTCATTTAACCTCTACTAATTTCAGTTTAAatcttgttgaaaaatattatttacgttcgtttagtaataaaaaaaactaaattttaaacataataaacatttcaataattttttttatataaatttcgcatatcaaatctttttaaaaagaatttatataaaataaggGACTAGACATATACAtccaaaatattgtaaatttttaaaataaattccgaggaaaattgggaatttttttattatttatttaaatttgaaacatatttctCATTATTCGAGTTTTATTATGTATGAAACCTCTATTCCAACAATCAATTATCTATGAACGTGAATTGACAGATGACAATTGACAATTTTAAAACGTTGCTGTAAAGTTATTTGATTACTATTCGCACTCTAGTAAATTAGtactaaaaaatgattttctaatgacaaattaatttcgaatattcacaataattaattacaaatatgCACAAATACTTAAAACTTTCAATTGGGTGAGATTTATTGCAATACGAGTATAATTCCCATTTTAGTTGTAAATGATTAATAATTGTtcataaatttggaaataatatatgaaaattgtattATGAAACGCATATTTCAATAATAGAGACAATTTAGAATGAATGGAACAATTTTCGAGTATTTAAATAGAATTAATATCATCTTTATATCGTCGACATAACCTCACTATTAAATGAGAGAAATGGATAAACGAGAAAACTAAGTgatgaaaatgaaacatttataaGTGCCTCTCTTGCCAATAGCTCTCTAAAGGACATAAAATCTACAatgttgttttcttttagttGGAAGAAATATTATTCGACTGTAGATTGTCACAGAAGATTCTacagaaatattataaaaacaaaaaataaacgtgATGTAAAGTGATTAGATCAATACATAGTGAATTTGGATTACTAGAATCGATCTTCTATTCAAAGGTAAAGTCTTAGTACTCCCGAAAGACTTGGAAACATCAAGAAGAGTCTGCTGACATAAATAAAGCCCTTGTTGAGAATGTTAGCATTGATGGACTCAACGGATTGCTTCTATAACCAGCCATTACTAGTTGAAAAGTTTTGGGATCTCATTTTCGTatcaaatgatgaaaatttgaaagaaacttAAAGACATCTTTCAAAAAACTAGCTGTACAAAGTGAAAATGGAAGTAAATAATTAGTGGAGAGaagatttattaattatttgaaggATACTATCCAGAAACTACCTATTTGttccaaaaaatgaatcatAAGATTTGGGAATATATATCCAGTGGAAAAGTggtttatcaaatattttgaaagaataagAGGCAgaaattatctatattattcaaaaaagtaCATAGAGAAAGTGTATCAGTGAATCTGATAGTATGTAACCGGTGGGCAGAAGATTACTGCGTCTTTTGGAAGGATATGAGGCAAAAAATGTCTAGATTATTCAAAAAAGTAACTGGAGAAGGTGAATCAGGGCATCTGGGAGTAAATAACCAG is a window encoding:
- the LOC130449274 gene encoding hydroxysteroid dehydrogenase-like protein 2 isoform X1, yielding MINTGKLAGRTVLVTGGSRGIGKAIALKLAKDGANIVVAAKTAEPHPKLPGTIYTACEEIEKAGGKGLACIVDVRDENTVKKAVQEAVEKFGGIDILINNASAISLTGTAETEMKRYDLMHNINTRGTFLVTKECLPYLKKSSHAHVLNISPPLNMKPIWFKNHVAYTMAKYGMSMCVLGMHEEFKPFNIAVNALWPRTAIDTAAMQMLGGKESANVSRKPDIMADAAYNILIKDPKTFTGNFCIDEDVLKQAGMTDQELIQYACNPDNVANLMDDFFLDPKEKVSGDKASSGAAAAPQGEIASLFKKIESSISPQTVQKIQAVYVFNVTGEEAGLWYLDLKNGEGSCGFGEYSHKPDATFTMDSKQFFNMFTGKTKPTTAYMTGKMKIKGDLSKAIKLEGLMTSLKAKL
- the LOC130449274 gene encoding hydroxysteroid dehydrogenase-like protein 2 isoform X2, whose amino-acid sequence is MINTGKLAGRTVLVTGGSRGIGKAIALKLAKDGANIVVAAKTAEPHPKLPGTIYTACEEIEKAGGKGLACIVDVRDENTVKKAVQEAVEKFGGIDILINNASAISLTGTAETEMKRYDLMHNINTRGTFLVTKECLPYLKKSSHAHVLNISPPLNMKPIWFKNHVAYTMAKYGMSMCVLGMHEEFKPFNIAVNALWPRTAIDTAAMQMLGGKESANVSRKPDIMADAAYNILIKDPKTFTGNFCIDEDVLKQAGMTDQELIQYACNPDNVANLMDDFFLDPKEKASSGAAAAPQGEIASLFKKIESSISPQTVQKIQAVYVFNVTGEEAGLWYLDLKNGEGSCGFGEYSHKPDATFTMDSKQFFNMFTGKTKPTTAYMTGKMKIKGDLSKAIKLEGLMTSLKAKL